A genomic window from Solanum stenotomum isolate F172 chromosome 10, ASM1918654v1, whole genome shotgun sequence includes:
- the LOC125843097 gene encoding uncharacterized protein LOC125843097: MGCYYWRSQWEGSGYSLFRICWTGHGERKNEARWVSLHSGFREEKERSGAILGLYAIWVALLVVVGVLLYICIGITQIMSSNNNRVFDHEDAGWAENRSKKLHDPLIMAKVSIEKVRKDVPSSSKSKVEKPPKKRVRKVSSPISRPNLPKSVKYKIKQIPAHSLRFGSTYNMGFAEELKLSIGIDGVEKFKNTIFGPYLNIPNCNYQGQITKCLLLLELEQDNIDELHIRHASGNILHFTIKEFAIITGLKCTGNVNEFKYPDSTHSRLIQRYFPDSQNVVNKGRLVQRFRMGQWENSQDALEMAILYFIHTFVFSQLGDANIPIHHFYMVEDGRYEQFPWGQIAFSKLIKSLRQEFTKEKKMYRLAGMPYVLNVWIYECASVVGDEIAVKVGSFIPRICNWRIVGVKPKFGMFMSSIFSQNSCNDIHPTSEEMASLDLPGNVDASHNEHQNSAAKSKHVQLQELFGFEDFSTNPTNHFLRRSRRASTTSSTPPPKRRNNVHPVKPDVIDVNQPEQSTVQSNKNSPIPISGVNVPDVHVPSLDPKEPTDRSGIKQVKKYLKKYIDQKFQHLEDLIKLNHKQLMNVVRNPHKQEEENISSTSTSLNMPEFNQKDHVVHPPTTNQLFDKRSSPIAMDVPDNDRFEVDVEDQEQNLIPEPKIVEDVTTCKEKEGRKDVSDLPHITEVHDEANVHQQDNEDVPVRGSKTFHQVMLDEHDADKVKDNVIKSDKSGSINSNSVPTGTQEAVDTLYGIHAPMDAQPLQVVTPQQLTDTHDLRLRNLVPMNTNINEIVVHEVSKTPIQRLRLPSKIFQSPYVTIFGSSDKGKEKVDSELHIRPNHPFQDCGIIFQPPSALLDQYHQWLSKGLLKTHDKKKPKEDKYKCNLASFGFEQMDFVVAFPINKNWFYAMSQPKKCWTDEHIDVVFYYLRKKSKLRSLDQYRYTTVNCLFKTYINNTHERYHCSLADDNLSTQEHMARGSVVSGFERSMMNIINGFEIPAGLPWHSCDDVYIPVNCDGQFHWVLAVVVLKKRLIRVYDSASGSRRKNFSGDIKKLSLMLPTYLQDSGFFYHSKRTDWSSLDAYKDKETGSLLEPKHSFLVEYVQDIIQQGSDTLDCGLFVAAFAEFLSDEIPIQSNNFRSDYLRSRYAALLWNYGGEKAEAGYVSDNDDPSKPRGHFTPPNHDALVNLE; encoded by the exons ATGGGATGTTACTATTGGCGATCACAATGGGAAGGGTCTGGGTACTCACTTTTTCGAATTTGCTGGACTGGTCACGGAGAAAGGAAGAATGAGGCGCGTTGGGTTTCTTTGCATTCTGGGTTTCGCGAGGAAAAAGAACGAAGTGGGGCAATTTTGGGTTTGTACGCGATTTGGGTTGCATTGCTGGTTGTTGTGGGAGTGCTATTGTACATATG TATAGGTATTACCCAGATAATGTCATCTAACAATAATCGTGTGTTTGACCATGAAGACGCAGGTTGGGCTGAGAATAGATCGAAGAAATTGCATGATCCCCTTATAATGGCGAAAGTGAGTATCGAGAAAGTCAGGAAGGATGtgccttcttcttcaaaatcaaaGGTTGAAAAACCCCCTAAAAAAAGGGTTAGAAAAGTATCATCTCCAATTTCCCGTCCTAATCTACCCAAG TCTGTGAAATACAAGATAAAACAAATTCCTGCACACTCCTTGAGGTTTGGTTCAACATACAACATGGGTTTTGCAGAAGAGTTGAAGTTGTCTATAGGGATTGATGGTGTTGAGAAATTTAAGAACACAATTTTCGGTCCATATCTCAACATTCCTAATTGCAATTACCAAGGGCAAATAACAAAGTGTCTATTACTACTTGAGCTGGAGCAGGATAATATAGATGAGCTCCATATTCGCCATGCTAGCGGGAATATTTTGCATTTCACTATCAAAGAATTTGCCATCATTACCGGCCTGAAATGCACAGGAAATGTTAATGAATTTAAATATCCTGATTCCACTCACAGTAGATTGATTCAAAGATATTTTCCTGATTCACAAAACGTTGTAAACAAGGGTCGTTTAGTTCAAAGATTTCGGATGGGTCAATGGGAGAATAGTCAAGATGCTCTTGAAATGGCAATCCTATATTTCATTCACACTTTTGTCTTTTCCCAGCTTGGTGATGCAAATATACCTATCCACCATTTCTATATGGTTGAAGATGGAAGGTATGAACAGTTTCCATGGGGACAGATTGCATTctcaaaattgataaaatcaCTAAGACAAGAGTTCACCAAAGAAAAGAAGATGTATCGATTAGCCGGCATGCCATATGTCCTGAATGTTTGGATATATGAATGTGCCTCGGTAGTCGGTGATGAAATTGCAGTCAAAGTGGGCAGTTTTATACCTAGAATATGCAACTGGCGTATTGTGGGAGTCAAGCCAAAATTTGGCATGTTTATGTCTAGCATCTTctcccaa AATTCTTGCAATGATATACATCCAACATCCGAGGAAATGGCATCACTTGATTTGCCTGGTAATGTTGATGCTTCTCATAATGAACATCAAAATTCAGCTGCCAAGTCCAAGCATGTTCAACTACAAGAACTTTTCGGATTTGAGGATTTTTCTACTAATCCGACGAATCATTTTTTAAGGAGATCAAGACGCGCTTCAACTACATCATCTACACCCCCTCCAAAGAGGAGAAATAATGTTCATCCCGTTAAGCCAGATGTTATTGATGTTAATCAACCTGAACAATCGACTGTGCAATCAAACAAAAATAGTCCAATTCCAATTTCAGGTGTTAACGTACCCGATGTTCATGTTCCTTCACTAGATCCTAAAGAACCTACTGACAGATCAGGGATTAAACAAGTTAAGAAATACCTGAAGAAATAT attgACCAGAAATTTCAGCATTTGGAGgatttaatcaaattaaatcacAAGCAGTTGATGAATGTTGTTCGGAATCCACACAAGCAAGAAGAAGAG AATATTTCTAGCACATCTACAAGTCTTAACATGCCAGAGTTCAATCAAAAAGATCACGTTGTTCATCCACCTACCACTAACCAGTTGTTTGATAAACGGAGTTCACCTATTGCGATGGACGTGCCCGACAATGATCGATTTGAGGTAGATGTTGAGGATCAAGAACAAAATCTTATCCCTGAACCAAAGATTGTTGAA GATGTTACTACATGTAAGGAAAAAGAAGGTAGGAAGGATGTATCAGATCTTCCACACATAACAGAAGTCCATGATGAAGCAAATGTACATCAGCAAGATAAT GAAGATGTACCAGTTAGAGGCTCCAAAACATTTCATCAAGTAATGTTGGATGAACACGATGCTGATAAAGTGAAGGATAATGTCATAAAATCTGATAAATCG GGTTCAATAAATTCGAATTCAGTACCAACTGGTACTCAAGAAGCAGTAGATACACTTTATGGCATTCATGCTCCTATGGATGCTCAACCACTGCAAGTTGTCACTCCCCAACAACTTACTGACACACATGATTTGAGATTGCGCAACCTGGTACCCATGAATACAAACATAAATGAAATAGTGGTGCATGAAGTGTCAAAGACGCCTATTCAAAGATTGAGACTGCCATCAAAGATCTTTCAATCACCATATGTGACTATATTTGGGTCTAGCGACAAAGGCAAAGAGAAAGTTGATTCAGAGTTACACATTCGTCCAAATCACCCATTTCAAGATTGTGGTATTATTTTCCAACCTCCATCTGCTTTACTTGATCAGTACCATCAGTGGTTATCAAAGGGCCTTCTTAAAACACATGACAAGAA gAAACCAAAAGAGGACAAATACAAATGCAATTTAGCTTCTTTTGGATTTGAGCAAATGGACTTCGTTGTTGCATttccaattaataaaaattgGTTCTATGCCATGTCGCAGCCAAAGAAATGTTGGACTGATGAG CACATCGATGTAGTCTTTTACTACCTTAGGAAGAAATCAAAATTGCGAAGCCTGGATCAATACAGATACACTACAGTTAACTGTTTATTCAAAACATACATCAATAACACACATGAGAGGTATCATTGCAGTCTTGCCGATGACAACCTTAGTACACAGGAACACATGGCGCGTGGGTCTGTTGTATCTGGATTCGAGCGGTCAATGATGAACATTATTAATGGTTTTGAGATTCCTGCTGGTTTACCGTGGCACTCATGTGATGATGTTTACATTCCGGTGAATTGTGATGGACAATTTCATTGGGTATTGGctgttgttgttttgaaaaagaGGCTAATACGTGTCTACGACTCAGCATCTGGATCAAGGAGAAAAAATTTTTCGGGAgacattaaaaaattatctctAATGTTGCCTACTTACCTCCAGGACAGTGGATTTTTTTATCATTCTAAGCGAACTGATTGGTCATCTCTTGATGCTTATAAGGACAAGGAAACTGGAAGTCTATTGGAACCAAAACACTCTTTTCTTGTTGAATATGTACAAGACATTATTCAACAAGGAAGCGACACACT GGATTGTGGTTTGTTTGTGGCCGCCTTTGCTGAATTCCTTAGCGATGAAATTCCAATCCAATCCAATAATTTTCGTTCTGATTATCTCCGGTCAAGATACGCAGCATTGCTATGGAATTACGGTGGTGAAAAGGCTGAAGCTGGATACGTTAGTGATAATGACGATCCATCAAAGCCTAGGGGTCATTTCACACCACCAAACCATGATGCGTTGGTTAACCTGGAGTAG